The following coding sequences lie in one Mercenaria mercenaria strain notata chromosome 5, MADL_Memer_1, whole genome shotgun sequence genomic window:
- the LOC128557419 gene encoding uncharacterized protein LOC128557419, producing the protein MTTEDSNMAVRSSSRERTLTEKGLGYHISQQTIKFRSAISAWRGIANKLQVSMSDNTDISVIREERNKLQENFHSLSSVDLDLNFLSSGEQSHSTEFVNIETYHHELMRDIGIYLRSVETDRSETRSNSSRSCRSRSRCSVRSSRTQNSNKSEVAAHAAALKVKLKYIDLEAKSKAELEKIQTKREIDMAEAKTEALDSTDSFLPNTCLSTESSLDRVKDYVEAHAHYDSSSTKFPLSQAQNPITTEATDDIIVSTPAHISYTTSLNPRVSDFVPQSSDTVFSATNPSLDRTADITNTDSAHIPVHKPIIAPIPSIYQVVPPKGPSDQSLIDLAKTLAEQVSLNRLPSPEPGVFYGDPIQYPSWKLAFKTLIESRQIPDAEKIHYLKKYIGGPVKLVVENYTLLASDDAYDSARKLLDERYGDPFIVSNAFRSKLDSWPKISPKDASSLLKFSDFLRQCLAAMQSIPHLSVLNDPAENRKMLARLPEWLVSRWNRVVVGHKESHNEFPPFQSFESFISKEAKIACNPVTSVQSIKGDMGNHGSEVPEKRIRAEQKPLLKGRSFLTGIDKGKNPSKGHPRRNFSDFQCFFCERPGHELDLCRKYLAKTLEERKSFARDKNLCFGCLSPGHLSKGCKRRKQCKTCSKFHPTSLHGDKRGTSDVTKDKGQADKLEETQKSQAMLSDSSCLNGTSCNSKCSMVVPVFLSQHDNPNLERLVYAMLDTQSDTTFVLNDTCDALGLTGPKVTLILSTMSCKDTRVESARIGGLVVRGFDSSVKISLPDAFTREVIPANRSHIPTPEIAKHWPHLNGIAERLMPVADCEVGLLIGYNCARALMPREVIPPIDQGPFGQRTDLGWGIVGIVDKFADNHDDCIGLSHRICTLEVPSDLAPKTGQHSLTNEVAFSFRTRVKVASPVEIAKAMELDFCENQVTCTLISQEDQRFLEKMNSDIKFVDGHYTMPLPFKGDPPNLPNNQYMALRRLEGLKRRLQRDSDYRRLYEQFMNSLIKMGHAEVVSDSDLQVVNGHEWYIPHHGVFHPKKPGKLRIAKDNELEFGEEVANFLRHNFYVDDGLKSVPSVEEAIRMIDSSQAMCKRGGVRLHKFLSNSKEVISHVSPEDRASGLADFDILTDSFHVERTLGVQWCIESDCFQFRIVLSDKPLTRRGVLSTVSSVYDPLGFISPVILVGKQILQQLCAQNADWDDPVPDNLKSKWEQWRNELNILGSLRISRCFKPKEFGEVISAEIHHFSDASMDGYGQCSYLRLIDNKGQVNCSLLMSKARVAPLKPITIPRLELAAAVVSVKISVLLRQELQFPDALEYFWTDSKVVIGYVGNDSRRFHVYVANRVQQIRSHSDPSQWRYVESELNPADIASRGSSAYALVHKSNWFKGPDFLWNIQLPPIKNVIPPLSDDDKELKKAHTFRTFGASTNLGEICSRFEYFSSWRRLKLAVALCLKYIVCLNKRVRSSKAEQPIAQTEGEASCQSAVSVDDLLVAEQIVVKAVQADAFYEEIKTLRNLKVSDKLSDHEILKLRKFALKGNSPIFRLDPFLDQFGLLRVGGRIKRAELTFGFKHPVILPKRGHVTELIIRHFHEHVHHQGRGITINEIRSSGFWIVNLNSRVSSYISGCVVCKRLRGTTQVQKMADLPIDRLQPAPPFTYSGVDYFGPWYVREGRKQLKRYGAIFTCLLCRAVHIEVASSLDTDSFINALRRFLSIRGPIRVLRSDRGTNFIGAARELREAVSEMDDDRVSQYLLESNCDYVVFKTNVPSASHMGGVWERQIRSIRNVLSSLMYQNGSQLDDEGLRTFMCEAAAVVNSRPLTVENLNDPLSLDP; encoded by the exons ATGACTACCGAAGACTCTAATATGGCAGTGCGATCCTCTTCTCGCGAACGAACATTAACTGAGAAGGGTTTAGGGTACCACATTTCTCAGCAGACTATTAAGTTTCGGTCAGCCATATCAGCATGGAGGGGTATTGCCAATAAGTTACAAGTGTCAATGTCTGATAACACTGATATTTCTGTTATCCGTGAAGAACGCAATAAGCTTCAAGAAAATTTTCATTCTCTGTCTAGTGTTGATCTTGATCTGAATTTTCTTTCATCTGGGGAACAATCACATTCCACTGAGTTTGTCAATATAGAAACTTACCATCATGAACTAATGAGAGACATTGGTATTTATTTACGTTCAGTAGAAACCGATAGGTCCGAGACTAGGTCAAATTCATCAAGGTCCTGTAGGTCAAGGTCTCGATGTTCAGTCAGGTCAAGTCGCACACAGAATTCCAATAAGTCTGAGGTTGCTGCTCACGCAGCAGCTCTTAAAGTTAAGCTGAAGTATATAGACTTAGAAGCAAAATCAAAGGCAGAACTCGAAAAAATTCAAACCAAAAGGGAGATTGATATGGCAGAGGCAAAAACTGAAGCTTTAGATAGCACTGATtcttttttaccaaatacatgttTGTCAACAGAATCAAGTCTTGACAGGGTAAAAGATTATGTTGAAGCCCATGCCCATTATGATTCTAGCAGTACAAAATTTCCTCTGTCTCAGGCACAGAATCCCATTACAACTGAAGCTACTGATGATATCATAGTCTCAACCCCAGCTCATATCTCATATACTACTTCTTTGAATCCTAGGGTATCAGACTTTGTACCTCAGAGTTCTGATACAGTTTTTTCCGCCACCAATCCTTCTCTAGATAGGACAGCAGACATCACTAATACCGACAGTGCACATATACCTGTCCATAAGCCTATCATAGCCCCTATACCATCTATTTACCAAGTGGTTCCACCCAAAGGGCCCAGTGATCAAAGTCTAATTGATCTTGCAAAGACGCTTGCAGAACAAGTTTCACTGAATAGGCTACCTTCACCCGAGCCCGGTGTATTCTATGGCGACCCCATTCAGTATCCTTCATGGAAGCTAGCGTTTAAAACTCTCATAGAGAGTAGGCAAATTCCTGATGCTGAGAAAATCCACTATTTGAAGAAATATATTGGTGGTCCTGTTAAACTAGTTGTTGAAAACTACACCCTGTTAGCCAGTGATGATGCATATGATAGCGCTAGGAAGCTACTAGATGAAAGGTATGGGGACCCATTTATTGTGTCCAATGCTTTTAGATCAAAACTTGACTCCTGGCCAAAGATAAGTCCCAAGGATGCCAGTagccttttaaaattttcagactttttaagACAGTGTCTTGCAGCAATGCAAAGCATCCCTCATCTAAGCGTCCTTAATGACCCTGCTGAGAATCGTAAGATGTTAGCCAGGCTTCCAGAATGGTTAGTCTCCAGATGGAACCGTGTCGTGGTAGGTCACAAGGAATCCCATAACGAGTTTCCTCCCTTTCAGTCATTTGAATCCTTCATTTCAAAGGAAGCCAAAATTGCTTGTAATCCAGTCACTTCTGTTCAGTCCATCAAGGGTGACATGGGAAATCATGGAAGTGAGGTACCTGAGAAACGGATACGGGCGGAACAGAAACCTTTGCTTAAGGGAAGATCCTTCTTAACTGGGATCGATAAGGGTAAGAATCCCTCTAAGGGCCATCCCAGGCGTAATTTTTCTGATTTCCAATGTTTTTTCTGTGAAAGGCCAGGTCATGAACTCGATCTTTGTAGAAAATACCTAGCTAAGACACTTGAGGAACGTAAATCATTTGCTCGGGACAAAAACCTCTGCTTTGGTTGTCTTTCTCCTGGTCACCTATCTAAGGGATGTAAAAGGAGAAAACAGTGTAAAACCTGTTCCAAATTCCATCCTACCTCGCTTCATGGAGACAAAAGAGGGACCTCTGATGTCACCAAGGACAAAGGCCAGGCTGATAAACTGGAAGAGACTCAGAAGTCTCAGGCAATGCTTTCAGATTCGTCATGTCTCAATGGCACTAGTTGTAATAGTAAATGTTCTATGGTAGTCCCCGTATTTCTTTCTCAGCATGATAACCCGAACTTAGAGAGACTGGTCTATGCCATGCTAGACACCCAATCCGACACAACCTTTGTCCTAAATGACACTTGTGATGCATTGGGACTGACTGGCCCAAAGGTAACACTGATCCTGTCCACTATGTCTTGCAAGGATACCAGAGTGGAAAGCGCAAGGATTGGTGGCCTTGTGGTTCGCGGGTTTGATAGCTCTGTGAAGATATCTTTACCTGATGCCTTTACTAGAGAGGTTATACCAGCTAACAGATCACATATCCCTACTCCAGAAATAGCCAAACACTGGCCACACCTAAATGGCATAGCTGAAAGGTTAATGCCAGTTGCTGATTGCGAAGTTGGATTACTCATAGGATACAATTGTGCTCGTGCCTTAATGCCACGCGAAGTAATTCCTCCCATTGACCAAGGACCATTTGGTCAACGTACGGATCTTGGGTGGGGAATAGTTGGTATAGTTGATAAGTTTGCAGACAATCACGATGACTGCATTGGACTGAGCCATCGAATTTGTACCCTTGAAGTGCCATCTGATCTTGCCCCTAAAACAGGCCAACATAGTCTGACAAATGAGGTAGCATTTTCCTTTAGAACTCGGGTCAAGGTTGCCAGTCCTGTTGAAATAGCAAAGGCTATGGAGTTGGATTTTTGTGAAAATCAAGTTACTTGTACGTTGATCTCTCAAGAAGACCAAAGATTCTTGGAGAAAATGAATTCTGATATCAAGTTCGTTGATGGCCATTATACAATGCCCTTACCATTCAAGGGTGACCCACCAAACTTACCTAACAATCAATATATGGCTCTCCGTAGGTTAGAAGGTCTTAAAAGGCGTTTACAGCGTGACAGCGACTACCGCAGACTTTATGAACAGTTTATGAATAGTTTGATTAAAATGGGTCATGCTGAAGTTGTGAGTGACTCTGACCTACAAGTTGTCAATGGCCATGAGTGGTACATACCCCATCATGGTGTTTTTCACCCAAAGAAGCCAGGCAAGCTTCGA ATTGCCAAGGACAACGAACTTGAGTTTGGAGAAGAAGTAGCTAACTTCTTGCGACACAATTTTTATGTGGATGATGGACTCAAGTCTGTTCCTTCTGTCGAAGAAGCTATTCGCATGATAGATTCTAGTCAGGCAATGTGCAAAAGGGGCGGTGTTAGATTGCACAAATTCTTAAGCAATTCTAAGGAAGTTATAAGTCACGTGTCACCAGAAGACAGGGCTAGTGGACTTGCAGATTTTGATATTCTTACTGATAGTTTTCATGTTGAAAGAACATTGGGCGTTCAATGGTGTATCGAGTCTGATTGCTTTCAGTTCAGAATAGTCTTGAGTGACAAACCTTTAACCAGAAGAGGAGTTCTGTCCACGGTTAGCTCCGTATATGACCCTTTGGGATTTATTTCACCAGTTATCCTTGTAGGCAAGCAGATACTGCAGCAGCTATGTGCACAGAATGCAGACTGGGATGATCCAGTTCCTGACAACTTAAAATCAAAATGGGAGCAGTGGAGAAATGAGCTTAACATTCTTGGGTCACTTAGAATAAGCAGATGTTTTAAGCCTAAGGAGTTTGGTGAAGTCATATCTGCTGAAATACATCACTTTTCAGATGCAAGCATGGACGGCTATGGTCAGTGTTCATACCTCAGATTAATTGATAACAAGGGCCAGGTCAATTGTTCTCTTCTTATGAGTAAGGCTAGAGTTGCACCACTCAAGCCTATCACTATTCCTCGTCTTGAGCTGGCTGCAGCTGTTGTCTCAGTAAAAATTAGCGTCTTATTACGACAAGAGTTACAATTTCCAGATGCACTTGAGTATTTTTGGACTGATAGTAAGGTAGTTATTGGTTATGTTGGGAACGATTCACGGAGATTTCATGTGTATGTAGCTAATCGTGTCCAACAGATTAGAAGTCACAGTGATCCATCCCAGTGGAGGTATGTTGAGTCAGAACTCAATCCTGCGGATATTGCATCAAGGGGTTCATCGGCTTATGCCCTTGTACACAAGTCCAATTGGTTTAAAGGCCCAGATTTCCTGTGGAATATTCAACTTCCACCTATCAAAAATGTAATCCCACCTTTGTCAGATGATGATAAGGAGCTAAAAAAGGCTCATACATTCAGAACCTTCGGTGCTTCTACCAATCTAGGGGAAATCTGTTCGCGTTTCGAGTATTTCTCTAGCTGGAGACGATTGAAACTTGCAGTTGCTCTATGTCTTAAGTACATTGTCTGTCTTAACAAACGTGTTAGGTCGTCCAAAGCTGAACAGCCGATTGCTCAGACTGAGGGAGAGGCGAGTTGTCAGTCTGCCGTATCAGTGGACGATTTGTTAGTAGCAGAACAAATCGTTGTCAAGGCTGTGCAAGCGGATGCATTTTATGAAGAAATTAAAACTCTCCGTAACCTAAAGGTGTCGGACAAGTTGTCTGATCACGAGATATTAAAGTTAAGAAAATTTGCTTTGAAGGGAAATTCTCCCATATTTCGCTTAGATCCTTTCCTTGATCAGTTTGGACTTTTGCGTGTTGGTGGTCGTATAAAACGGGCTGAGCTGACATTTGGTTTTAAGCACCCTGTTATTCTTCCCAAAAGAGGACACGTTACCGAACTCATTATTCGTCACTTTCACGAACATGTCCATCACCAGGGAAGAGGAATAACTATCAACGAGATCCGTTCCAGTGGTTTTTGGATTGTTAATCTCAATTCGAGAGTTTCGAGCTACATTTCTGGTTGCGTAGTATGTAAGAGGTTGCGTGGAACTACACAAGTTCAAAAAATGGCTGACTTGCCAATAGACAGGCTCCAACCTGCTCCTCCTTTTACATACAGCGGAGTTGACTACTTTGGGCCCTGGTATGTCAGGGAAGGCCGCAAACAACTTAAAAGATACGGGGCCATATTTACATGCTTATTATGTAGAGCAGTTCACATTGAGGTAGCGTCTTCTCTTGATACGGACTCATTCATTAATGCCTTGCGCAGGTTCTTGTCAATACGTGGTCCAATTCGAGTACTTAGGTCGGATAGGGGCACCAATTTTATTGGTGCAGCTCGTGAATTAAGAGAGGCTGTTTCAGAAATGGACGATGACCGTGTAAGTCAGTATTTACTTGAATCAAATTGTGACtatgttgtttttaaaacaaacgtTCCGTCTGCCAGCCATATGGGCGGAGTATGGGAACGTCAGATAAGATCAATTCGAAATGTCCTTAGTTCCCTGATGTATCAGAATGGGTCTCAACTGGATGATGAAGGTCTCAGAACCTTCATGTGTGAAGCTGCGGCAGTGGTTAACAGCAGACCCTTAACTGTAGAAAACCTCAATGACCCATTGTCACTGGACCCTTAA